A stretch of Microcoleus sp. FACHB-68 DNA encodes these proteins:
- a CDS encoding NACHT domain-containing protein — translation MQKIKVSLPSISVTALNALMCWGINQFPGKSDLNVDLNIVLVVTIISIILIGVVSSQSSNSSSSAETNNLPWLVGLLPMIGSFVLFGLLKSSYLPTKLIQYVGIASLFLFVAGTILPVFIIFFDAWRGNQSTPSEKVVKDSRRVLLKEMEREVAKRLKDNLHDQTRIDLIKEDQPQAVNRTEPLKKQSKLQDKPRFNLLSFFGKPKTEVPENEKVINIFKRPDIDGRLLILGEPGSGKTTTLLELAEELLAEAKQPENKTIPFLFELSNWKDDKLSIADWLAADLKNRFNISENETKNWLEAGQLLPLLDGLDELGLVRQTQCITKIDQCLQEYPDLQVAVCCRVQEYQTGESKLQKLGWAICIQPLTDAQIENYLKELQRADLWSSVKSDPEGLLTLARVPLLLHLIPIAYPEGSLQVNSGRQRPNQQYLEESRNQLFAAYIDKKLKEKPHSRYSDKDTKRWLQWLARKLRERKETEFLLEKMQPDLLESPKYKLLYRLIGGLIFGLIGGLIFGLIVGLIGGLIGGLIFGLIVGLIFGLEQKIEPAETISWNTQKFTKNLIGGLIGGLIVGLIGGLIFGLIRNLMIWLIFGLMIGLIGGLIGDEIRVRNQPNQGIIESAKSAVFLSLVTFPFTVLLLSLSNLIRFQIAWSLPLITGFSYALFFGILLGGGRAVIEHYTLRFLLWRSGAIALNYVDFLSYAAERRLIQQVGGRYRFIHDLLREHLAGGQPWRCTSTLTDHADIVIDVALSPDGKTIASASYDKTVKLWRLSADGQASLIRTYTEHAAPVGCVAFTPDSQTLVSGSDDSTLKIWDIKTGKCDTLPGHSDKVWCVAITADGTDLASGSRDGVVKIWDLPKRQLIRSISAHSLGVPGLAFTPDGQILVSGSSDRSIKVWETATGQLLQTLAPNLTKLWQWFIIRFWYSSAVYSIAINPNGKTLVSSSAGEAVEFWDLDTGKRLRTLPVHFKRQWQVALSPDWQIIAGIGENGAMRLHHFPAGKLSCVLNEHSADVTSIAFSQDGQFIVSGSEDKTIKIWQRVPLPN, via the coding sequence TGTTGGGGGATTAACCAGTTTCCGGGAAAATCTGACCTAAATGTTGATCTTAATATAGTTTTGGTTGTAACGATCATATCAATTATTCTCATTGGGGTTGTTAGCAGTCAATCAAGTAACTCATCTTCTTCTGCCGAAACAAATAATCTTCCTTGGTTAGTGGGTTTATTACCGATGATCGGGAGTTTTGTATTGTTTGGCTTACTCAAAAGTAGTTATTTACCTACAAAATTAATTCAATATGTCGGCATCGCTTCTTTATTCCTATTTGTTGCAGGTACTATTTTACCAGTATTCATAATATTTTTTGATGCTTGGCGGGGTAATCAATCAACGCCATCAGAAAAAGTGGTGAAAGACTCGCGCCGAGTTTTACTAAAGGAAATGGAAAGGGAAGTAGCGAAACGGTTAAAAGATAATCTCCATGATCAAACTCGAATTGACTTGATAAAAGAAGATCAACCACAAGCTGTTAACCGAACAGAGCCATTAAAAAAGCAATCAAAACTTCAGGATAAACCAAGATTTAATTTATTATCATTTTTTGGAAAACCTAAGACGGAAGTACCAGAAAATGAAAAAGTTATTAATATTTTTAAGCGCCCTGACATCGACGGCAGACTGTTAATTTTGGGAGAACCTGGTTCCGGCAAAACTACGACTTTATTAGAATTGGCTGAGGAGTTATTGGCTGAGGCTAAACAACCTGAGAATAAAACTATTCCGTTTCTATTTGAACTTTCTAACTGGAAAGACGATAAGTTATCTATTGCAGATTGGTTGGCGGCTGACTTAAAAAATCGGTTCAATATATCTGAAAATGAAACTAAAAATTGGCTGGAAGCGGGTCAGTTATTGCCGCTGCTGGATGGTTTAGATGAATTGGGCTTAGTTCGGCAAACTCAGTGTATTACTAAGATTGATCAATGTTTACAAGAGTATCCAGATTTACAAGTTGCGGTTTGTTGCCGGGTGCAAGAATATCAAACGGGTGAGTCAAAACTTCAGAAATTAGGCTGGGCAATTTGCATACAGCCGTTGACAGATGCCCAAATTGAAAATTACTTGAAAGAACTGCAACGCGCCGATTTATGGTCATCCGTTAAAAGTGACCCGGAAGGTTTATTGACATTAGCAAGAGTTCCCCTATTACTGCATTTAATTCCCATTGCTTATCCAGAAGGATCTTTACAGGTAAATTCAGGGAGACAGCGACCCAATCAACAATATTTAGAAGAAAGCCGCAATCAATTATTTGCGGCATATATTGATAAAAAATTAAAAGAAAAGCCTCATAGTCGCTATTCGGATAAAGATACTAAACGGTGGTTGCAGTGGTTAGCACGAAAACTGAGAGAACGCAAGGAAACTGAGTTTCTCCTGGAAAAAATGCAGCCAGATTTACTCGAATCGCCCAAATACAAACTACTTTATCGGCTGATTGGAGGGCTGATTTTTGGGTTGATTGGAGGGCTAATTTTTGGGCTGATTGTTGGGCTGATTGGAGGGCTGATTGGAGGGCTGATTTTTGGGCTGATTGTTGGGCTGATTTTTGGGCTAGAGCAAAAAATAGAACCTGCGGAAACGATTAGCTGGAACACTCAAAAATTTACTAAAAATCTTATTGGAGGGCTGATTGGAGGGCTGATTGTAGGGCTGATTGGAGGGCTGATTTTCGGGCTAATTAGAAATCTGATGATATGGTTGATTTTTGGGCTGATGATAGGGCTGATTGGAGGGCTGATTGGAGATGAAATAAGAGTTAGGAATCAACCCAATCAAGGCATAATTGAATCAGCAAAAAGTGCCGTATTTTTGAGTTTAGTTACATTTCCTTTCACTGTGTTGTTATTGTCGTTAAGCAACCTGATAAGATTCCAGATAGCTTGGAGTTTACCTTTAATCACCGGCTTTAGTTATGCGCTATTTTTCGGCATTCTTCTAGGGGGTGGCCGTGCTGTTATTGAACACTACACCTTACGGTTTTTATTATGGCGTAGTGGCGCTATTGCCCTCAATTACGTTGACTTTCTTAGCTACGCAGCAGAACGTCGTCTCATCCAACAAGTGGGGGGGCGCTATCGCTTTATTCACGACTTACTGCGCGAACATTTAGCCGGCGGACAACCTTGGCGATGTACCTCTACTCTCACGGATCATGCTGATATTGTAATTGACGTTGCCCTCAGTCCCGATGGCAAAACGATTGCTAGCGCCAGCTATGACAAAACCGTGAAACTGTGGCGTTTATCGGCTGATGGTCAAGCCTCTCTAATCCGGACTTACACAGAACACGCTGCCCCTGTAGGTTGCGTTGCCTTCACTCCCGACAGTCAAACGCTCGTCAGTGGTAGCGATGACAGTACCCTAAAAATTTGGGATATCAAGACGGGGAAATGCGACACGCTGCCGGGGCACTCAGACAAAGTTTGGTGTGTGGCGATTACTGCGGACGGCACAGACCTAGCAAGTGGCAGTCGAGATGGGGTTGTGAAAATTTGGGATCTACCTAAACGGCAGTTAATTCGCAGTATTTCCGCACATTCATTAGGAGTGCCTGGTTTAGCTTTTACTCCTGATGGTCAAATTTTGGTTAGCGGTAGTAGCGATAGAAGTATTAAAGTTTGGGAAACAGCTACAGGTCAACTGCTTCAGACTCTTGCACCTAATTTAACCAAGTTGTGGCAATGGTTCATCATTAGGTTTTGGTATTCATCAGCAGTCTATAGCATTGCTATTAATCCTAATGGTAAAACCCTGGTAAGCAGTAGTGCAGGAGAAGCGGTTGAATTTTGGGATTTAGACACAGGTAAACGCCTTCGCACCCTGCCAGTACATTTCAAGCGTCAATGGCAGGTTGCTCTTAGTCCAGACTGGCAAATTATCGCAGGTATCGGAGAAAATGGAGCGATGCGATTACATCACTTTCCTGCGGGTAAGTTAAGTTGTGTACTCAACGAACATTCTGCCGATGTAACGTCTATTGCTTTTAGTCAAGATGGGCAGTTTATCGTCAGTGGGAGTGAGGATAAAACGATTAAAATTTGGCAGCGAGTTCCTCTCCCCAATTAA